CGGCGAATCCCCTTTGGGTCAGACCTTCCGTTACAACGACCGCTGGGTGGAGGTGGTGGGCGTGGTCTCGGACGTGCGCAACGCGGGGCCCGGCAGCGACCAGGCCCAGATGGTGGCCTACTTCCCCTCCTATCTGGGCATGCTCACCACCACCTTCGTGGTGCAGTTCGACTCGACCAGTGTCATGAACCTGAACGCCCTCCGGAAGGTGGCGCGAGAGGTGGCACCCCAGTGGCCGCCCAAGGGCCTTCGTCCCATGCGTGAGGTGGTGAACGAGAGCGTGGAGGGCGTCTCCATCCAGATGCGTCTCATGGGCCTCGCGGGGGGCTTGGCCCTGCTGCTGGCTTTGGCAGGCCTCCACAGCCTGTTGAGTTACATCGTGGCCCAACGCACCAAGGAGTTCGGCATTCGTGTGGCCCTGGGCGCGACGGCGCTGCAGATCTTCCAGCTGGTGCTGCGTCGCGGGGTATTCACCACGGCGCTGGGCGTGCTGATCGGCCTCGGCGCGGCGTTCGCGGCGGGCCGCCTGCTGGCCGCCACCCTGGGGGATGCCCAGCCCGCCGAGCCCACCAGCCTGGTGGGCGGAGCCCTGGTGCTGCTGCTGGGTGCCAGTGCAGCCAGCCTGCTGTCGGCCTTCCGGGCCGCCACCCTTCCCCCCTCCGATTCCCTCCGTCAGTCCTAGCTGAGATCCCATGACACTGCGACGTTTCCTCACCTCCCTGTTCCGCGACCCGCGCACCCTGGTGCCCGCCTTGGTGTTGATGGCCCTGGGCGTGGGCGGCTTCGCGTGGATGCTGGCCCTGCACCGCAGCGTGATGACGCGCAGCTTCGCCGCGCCGAGGCCCGACCGTCTGGTGAGCCTCTGGAACGGCATGGTGTCCGAGCCCCTCCAGCACGGCACCCCCTCGCCCGGCGACCTGCAGCTCATGCGCCAGTTCCCCGATGTCTTCTCCGGTGTGGCGGCCTACTATCCCGGGCACGCCGCGCTGGGCCGGGAGCTTCCCGCCCACGTGGCCCTGGATGACGTGACGGGCAACTACTTCGATGTCCTTCAGGTGCGTCCGGCGCTGGGGCGCAGCTTCACCACCGCCGATGATGCGCCGGGTGCCGCGGCCACGGTGCTGCTCTCCCACCGGGCCTGGGGTACGCATTTCGGCGGCGACCCTTCCGTGGTGGGCCGCAGCCTCTCACTGGATGGCAACCCGGCCGAAGTCATCGGCGTGTTACCTGCCAGCTTCCACACGGCTCACGGCACCGAGGTGTTCCGCCCCTTCCGGTGGAGCGTGGCACGCAGCCAAAGCCACCAGGGCAACTTTCTCCGCGTGGTGGCGCGGCTCCAGGACGGCGCCACCCTGGCACAAGGCCAGGCAGCCATGGATCAGGTGACGGCGCGCATCAAGGTGCTGTTCGCGGGCGAGGCACCCCGGGACATCCTGGATCAGATCCGCTACGGCTTGAACCCGCTGGTGGACGATGTGCTGGGCCAGGGCCTGCGGGTGCTGCGCCTTCTGCGCTGGGCCACCCTGCTGGTGCTGCTGCTGGCGGCCTACAACGCCGCGGCGCTGCTGCTGGCGCGGAGCCTGGGGCGTCGCACGGAGATGGCCGTGCGCAGCGCCCTGGGCGCGGATCCCGCCCAGCTGCGGCGCCAGCTCCTGGCCGAAGGCGCCGTGCTGGGCCTCCTGGGCGCCGGGGCCGGTCTGGCGCTGGCCTGGTTCTGCCTGCCGCCCACGAGCCAGGCCCTGGCCTGGGCGTTTCCCGAGCTGAGCTGGGAAGGCTTGTCCCTGGATGGTGCGGTGGTGGTGGCCTCGCTGGCGCTGGGGCCTGTGCTGGGCGCCCTCTGCGCTCTGGTGGGCCAGCCGGGCGCCAGCCTGTCCGAGCTCCTGCGCAGCGCGGGCCGCCAGCCGGGCCTCGCGGGCCCCGGACGGGCCCGGCGCTGGCTGGTGTCAGCCCAGCTGCTGGTGGGCGCCAGCCTCCTGCTGGGGGCCTTCTCCCTGCAGCACAGCCTGGGCCGCCTGCTCAGCACGGACCTGGGCCTGGACCGGGCCCAGGTGTGGACCTTCCGCCTCCAGTCCCGCGTGAAGCTCGACGAACGCACACGCCTGGCTCAGGCCCTCGCGGAGCGCCTGGCGGCCCTGCCCGGTGTGGTGGCGGCCGGTGCCAGCAACGGCCTGCCCATGAGCGGCTTTCGCAGCGACTTGAATCTGCCTGCGGAGGATGGCCGCCGGGTGGATCCCCAGGCACGGGCCCTCACGCCGGGCCTGGTGAAGGCCCTGGGCCTGCGCCTGCTGCGGGGCCGGGATGTGGCCAGCACCGACACGGCCACCTCCGAGAAGGTGGTGCTGGTGACCCGGGCCCTGGCCCTGGAGGCGTTCCACACCGACGAGGTGGTGGGTCGCCGGTTGGTGGTGGATGACGAACCCCGCACCGTGGTGGGCGTGCTGGCTGACGTGCGGGAGTTCGGCCCCGCCCAGGCGCCGCCGCCCCTCTTCTACCTGCCCATGGCCCAGTCTGGTGCCGTCTGGCACGAGGACCTCTGTCTGGCCTTCCGCGTGGCGGGCCCCGCACCCAGCCCGGGCCAGATTCAGGCGGTGCTGAAGGAGGCGGCGCCGGGGTTGGCCCTGGCCAATTACCAGCCCATGGACGCCCTGCTGCAGTCCCAGCTGGGGCCCCAGCGCATGGCCCGGGCCTTCATGGCCGCCTTCGCGGCCCTGGCCCTGGTGCTGGCCGCCGGCGGCGTGTTCGGCATCATGGCCGCCGCTGTGGCGGCGCGCCGCACCGAGTTCGGCGTGCGCTCGGCCCTGGGCGCCACGCCCCTGGCCATCCTGGGCCAGGTGCTGCGCGAGACGCTGAAGCTGGCCCTGGTGGCGAGTGTGACCGGTTGGTTGCTGGGCCTGGGGCTGGAGCGCCTGGGCCGTGCGACCCTCGGCGCGTTGCCCGAGCCGCCCCTCTATCTGGGCCTCTTCGTGGTGTTCGCCCTCGCCGTTGCTGCCCTTCTGGCTGCCCTCCTGCCCGCCCTGCGGGCCGCCCGCATCCCTCCGGCCGAAGCCCTTCGCCAGGACTGAAAGGAAGTCATCGTGATGCCGATCCGACTGCACTTTCAGAACGCCAACCGCGCTTTGCGCCAGCGACCGGGCTTCACCGTGGCCGCGGTGCTGACGTTGGCTCTGGGCATCGGCGCCACCACGGCCATCTATTCGATGTTTGATCGCATCGTGGTGAACCCCAGCATCATGCCGGAGCCCAGCCGCGTGGTGGCCATCTGGGAGCAGGGGAAGCCCTGTGATGAACGGGACGCCTTCTCCCTCGCCCAGTTCAGGGATCTGCAAGAGCAGAACACCTCTTTTGAAAGCATGAGTCTCTACCGCCGGATACCCCTCTCCCTGGCGGGCGATGGGCCTGCGGAGGCCTATGATGGCGGGCAGGTTTCCTGGAATGTGTTTTCCCTGATGAACGTGAAACCCCTGCTGGGGAGAACGTTCACCCAGGCCGAGGGCACCTTCGGTGGGCCCGATGCCGTGGTATTGGGATACGCCATGTGGAAGCGCCGTTTTGGCTCGGATCCCACGGTGATCGGTCGCCGCCTGCGCCTGAATGGTGTCTCGCGCGAAGTGGTGGGCGTCCTCGGGCCAGAATCGCTGCGCGACATGCTGCTGTTCGAGGTCGATGGCTACATCCCTGTGGCCCCCTCTCCGGCTCAGCTGGCAGATCGCATTGCGCCATTTGGCCTGCTTCTCGCGCGCTTGAAGCCGGGCGTGACCATGGCTTCGGCCCACCAGGACCTCAAGCGTGTGATGGAGGAACTGGGCGCGCGCTTTCCGGTTGCGGTTGGAAAGAAGACGGCTTGGCTCGAACCCATCACCCGTGCCATCACCACCCAGTCTGCAACCCCCATGGCGATCGGGCTGGGCCTCGCGGCCCTGGTGCTGCTCATCGCCTGTGCCAACGTGGCGAGCCTCCTGTTGGCCAAGGGGCTGGAGCGGCAACGCGAGATGGCCACGCGCATCGCTCTGGGCGCCAGTCGCTCGCAGTTGGTCGGACAGATGCTGGCCGAGAGTGCCCTCCTGGCCCTGCTGGGTGCGCTGGGTTCGTTGGGGGTGGCGCGGGCGGTCATGGGCGTATTCCCCGCAGTGATGGCGCCCCTGGGCGATCTGCTCGCCGTCCGCATTGATGGACGGGTGCTGGTCTTCACGATCAGCCTTTCCATCCTGGCGGTCCTGCTCTTCGGCGCGTTGCCCGCCTGGCGGATTGCGCGGCTGGATCCCGGCGCGTTGATGAAAGAGGGAACGAAGGGAAGCGAAGGCCGCACCCATCACCGGCTGCGCCGCGCCCTGGTGGTGCTGGAGGTGGCCATGGCCTCCTGCGTCCTGATCGGCGCCAGTCTATTGCTGCGCAGTCTCTCGAAA
This sequence is a window from Geothrix sp. PMB-07. Protein-coding genes within it:
- a CDS encoding ABC transporter permease, whose product is MTLRRFLTSLFRDPRTLVPALVLMALGVGGFAWMLALHRSVMTRSFAAPRPDRLVSLWNGMVSEPLQHGTPSPGDLQLMRQFPDVFSGVAAYYPGHAALGRELPAHVALDDVTGNYFDVLQVRPALGRSFTTADDAPGAAATVLLSHRAWGTHFGGDPSVVGRSLSLDGNPAEVIGVLPASFHTAHGTEVFRPFRWSVARSQSHQGNFLRVVARLQDGATLAQGQAAMDQVTARIKVLFAGEAPRDILDQIRYGLNPLVDDVLGQGLRVLRLLRWATLLVLLLAAYNAAALLLARSLGRRTEMAVRSALGADPAQLRRQLLAEGAVLGLLGAGAGLALAWFCLPPTSQALAWAFPELSWEGLSLDGAVVVASLALGPVLGALCALVGQPGASLSELLRSAGRQPGLAGPGRARRWLVSAQLLVGASLLLGAFSLQHSLGRLLSTDLGLDRAQVWTFRLQSRVKLDERTRLAQALAERLAALPGVVAAGASNGLPMSGFRSDLNLPAEDGRRVDPQARALTPGLVKALGLRLLRGRDVASTDTATSEKVVLVTRALALEAFHTDEVVGRRLVVDDEPRTVVGVLADVREFGPAQAPPPLFYLPMAQSGAVWHEDLCLAFRVAGPAPSPGQIQAVLKEAAPGLALANYQPMDALLQSQLGPQRMARAFMAAFAALALVLAAGGVFGIMAAAVAARRTEFGVRSALGATPLAILGQVLRETLKLALVASVTGWLLGLGLERLGRATLGALPEPPLYLGLFVVFALAVAALLAALLPALRAARIPPAEALRQD
- a CDS encoding ABC transporter permease, producing MPIRLHFQNANRALRQRPGFTVAAVLTLALGIGATTAIYSMFDRIVVNPSIMPEPSRVVAIWEQGKPCDERDAFSLAQFRDLQEQNTSFESMSLYRRIPLSLAGDGPAEAYDGGQVSWNVFSLMNVKPLLGRTFTQAEGTFGGPDAVVLGYAMWKRRFGSDPTVIGRRLRLNGVSREVVGVLGPESLRDMLLFEVDGYIPVAPSPAQLADRIAPFGLLLARLKPGVTMASAHQDLKRVMEELGARFPVAVGKKTAWLEPITRAITTQSATPMAIGLGLAALVLLIACANVASLLLAKGLERQREMATRIALGASRSQLVGQMLAESALLALLGALGSLGVARAVMGVFPAVMAPLGDLLAVRIDGRVLVFTISLSILAVLLFGALPAWRIARLDPGALMKEGTKGSEGRTHHRLRRALVVLEVAMASCVLIGASLLLRSLSKLNEVPTGLQPGGLLTAAFILPSSKYAVPEARQAFLDVTLAKVASLPGVQAAALTTNLPLGQREGGSYDIEGQSLPKGQVNSGEERGITPGYFSALGIPLLRGRTFMDQDVNGVCIINETLARKHWPGEDPLGKRLSVEGPSGPWLSVVGVSTPVRQTMGQPLVPEVFVPLSRKVAADGTYIALRTSGSPQTLIPALREAMRSLDPDLALLQARTGDELLTHNMVMMVGRVSGYLTGGLGLLALLLAGGGLYGILSFQVAMRTREIGIRMAMGATIQAVIRMVLSDGLRMVGWGLALGVPGGFALGYAISTQLFGIVPADPLTFIAVPLVLAAVAVASCLGPARRAAHLEPSAALREG